In Vibrio atlanticus, the following proteins share a genomic window:
- a CDS encoding EpsG family protein, producing the protein MITIFNISMIFLLLSGLCLNAYNIKLNKTWITIHSLSVAAFLASFKNITYGDSIAYYNHYMYDYNVISFEPLYSFIVDCFRFFYPTTPIYLFFFIAFSTVFILDLAIKRIVGFKKGIFISIIFGMTFSFYYLLFETIRDGLGFSLLILSISFLVEDKKGSESKFYIILLCAILCHYSYIMFALLPIMLRIKPVKLMPIFLMLAAMSSIVLFPLAKLLISDGIILQKLLYYEIYTNASNTLLLRSFLFIMILPLVLKYSPSKNYAYVYCYYCMLLLTFLPFDEVLRRLLFKGPILILIPICMFLFRDKNKGYLICFFVMASLYFNLFLIYYRAMYGLLDYTPVW; encoded by the coding sequence GTGATCACTATTTTTAACATAAGCATGATTTTTTTATTGTTATCTGGTTTATGTTTGAATGCATACAATATAAAGCTTAACAAAACTTGGATTACAATTCATTCTTTGTCAGTTGCTGCGTTTCTAGCTAGTTTTAAAAATATTACATATGGTGACTCAATAGCTTATTATAATCATTATATGTATGATTATAATGTGATTTCATTTGAGCCACTTTATTCTTTTATTGTAGATTGTTTTCGATTTTTTTATCCTACTACACCTATATACCTATTCTTTTTTATTGCGTTCAGCACCGTGTTTATTTTGGATCTTGCAATAAAAAGAATTGTTGGTTTTAAAAAAGGTATATTTATATCAATTATTTTTGGCATGACATTCTCTTTTTACTATCTTTTGTTTGAAACTATAAGAGATGGACTGGGTTTTTCATTGCTCATACTCTCGATTTCTTTTTTAGTTGAAGATAAAAAAGGAAGTGAAAGTAAGTTCTATATAATATTATTATGTGCAATACTTTGTCATTATAGCTATATAATGTTTGCGCTATTACCAATTATGCTAAGAATTAAGCCAGTAAAGTTGATGCCTATATTTTTAATGTTAGCAGCAATGTCAAGTATTGTGCTATTCCCTCTAGCAAAACTACTGATAAGTGATGGTATAATACTTCAGAAATTACTTTATTATGAAATTTATACAAATGCTTCCAATACATTGTTATTAAGAAGTTTTTTATTTATCATGATTCTACCTTTAGTGTTGAAGTATAGTCCTTCTAAAAATTATGCTTACGTTTATTGTTATTATTGTATGCTTTTGCTTACTTTTTTACCGTTCGACGAAGTATTAAGAAGGTTGTTATTTAAGGGGCCTATTTTAATATTAATTCCTATCTGTATGTTTTTATTTAGAGATAAAAATAAAGGTTATTTGATTTGTTTCTTTGTGATGGCCTCTTTATATTTTAATTTGTTTTTAATTTACTACCGAGCTATGTATGGACTGCTGGATTACACTCCGGTATGGTAG
- the rfbB gene encoding dTDP-glucose 4,6-dehydratase, translated as MKILITGGAGFIGSAVIRHIISNTQDLVINVDKLTYAGNLESLPEVDSHERYAFEQVDICNRAELDRIFTEHKPDAVMHLAAESHVDRSIDGPAVFIESNIVGTYNLLEAARTYWNTLSDDKKQEFRFHHISTDEVYGDLEGTDDLFTEKTSYAPSSPYSASKASSDHLVRAWLHTYGLPTIVTNCSNNYGPYHFPEKLIPLMILNALDGKSLPVYGNGMQIRDWLFVEDHARALYKVVTEGVVGETYNIGGYNEKTNIEVVNSICLLLEELVPDKPEGINQYCDLITYVTDRPGHDVRYAIDASKIGRELGWKPEETFESGIRKTVEWYLDNKSWWLRVLDGSYTGERLGISSEPVVIEKVAK; from the coding sequence GTGAAAATATTAATTACAGGTGGCGCAGGATTTATTGGTTCAGCCGTAATTCGCCATATTATTAGCAACACACAAGACCTAGTCATTAATGTAGACAAATTAACCTATGCAGGAAATCTAGAATCACTTCCTGAGGTTGATTCTCATGAGCGCTATGCTTTTGAGCAAGTAGATATCTGTAACCGCGCTGAGCTAGATCGCATATTTACTGAACATAAACCTGATGCTGTTATGCATCTTGCTGCTGAATCACACGTCGACCGTTCTATTGATGGCCCTGCGGTGTTCATCGAAAGTAATATTGTAGGTACGTATAATTTGCTCGAAGCAGCTCGTACTTATTGGAATACATTATCGGACGATAAAAAACAGGAGTTTCGTTTTCACCATATTTCAACCGATGAGGTGTATGGTGATTTAGAAGGTACCGATGATTTGTTTACTGAGAAGACATCTTACGCGCCATCGAGTCCATATTCAGCGTCAAAAGCATCTTCTGACCACTTAGTTCGCGCTTGGTTACATACCTATGGTTTACCAACTATAGTAACTAATTGTTCAAATAACTATGGTCCTTACCATTTTCCTGAAAAACTCATTCCATTGATGATTTTAAATGCTTTAGACGGTAAATCATTACCTGTTTATGGAAATGGCATGCAAATCCGCGATTGGCTGTTTGTTGAAGATCATGCACGAGCTTTATATAAAGTTGTGACTGAAGGTGTAGTAGGTGAAACTTACAATATAGGTGGCTATAACGAGAAAACGAATATTGAAGTAGTTAATAGCATTTGCTTATTACTTGAAGAATTAGTACCGGATAAACCAGAAGGTATTAATCAATACTGTGATTTAATTACTTATGTTACAGACCGTCCTGGTCATGATGTTCGTTATGCGATTGATGCATCCAAGATTGGGCGTGAATTAGGTTGGAAGCCAGAAGAAACGTTTGAGTCTGGTATTCGCAAAACGGTTGAATGGTATTTAGATAATAAATCATGGTGGTTACGCGTATTAGATGGTTCTTATACAGGTGAGCGTTTGGGTATTTCTTCTGAACCGGTTGTAATTGAAAAGGTAGCTAAGTAA
- a CDS encoding glycosyltransferase family 2 protein, translated as MKMECVNSKPLISIITVVYNGDKYLEETIESVKNQTYENIEYIIIDGGSTDNTIDIIKKYQNKIDYWVSEKDEGLYDAFNKGIMLSKGSYVGIISSDDWLHDNAIEKMVSSIKKNKADVYYANLDLIKDDLSVINVTAPESVNGIKKKMTVFHPATLIKKSAYKEFGLYDKSFKIAADYDLLLRYYVNGVKFQRVDFTMASFREGGVSSYFSWNNLMENIRARKNNNCRGVYFKEVVIYVYFRVKRLFK; from the coding sequence ATGAAAATGGAATGTGTTAACTCAAAACCTCTTATTTCTATAATAACGGTCGTATATAATGGGGATAAATATTTAGAAGAGACAATTGAAAGTGTGAAAAATCAAACGTATGAGAATATTGAGTATATTATTATTGATGGAGGGTCTACCGATAACACTATTGATATTATTAAGAAGTATCAAAATAAAATAGATTATTGGGTAAGTGAAAAAGATGAAGGGTTATATGATGCATTTAATAAAGGCATTATGTTAAGCAAGGGAAGTTATGTTGGTATAATAAGCTCGGACGACTGGTTGCACGATAATGCTATCGAAAAAATGGTTAGTTCTATAAAAAAAAACAAAGCCGATGTTTATTATGCAAACTTAGACTTGATTAAAGATGATCTCTCTGTAATAAACGTTACCGCCCCTGAGAGTGTTAACGGAATTAAGAAAAAAATGACAGTTTTTCATCCTGCGACATTGATTAAAAAAAGTGCATATAAAGAATTTGGTTTGTATGACAAGTCATTCAAAATAGCGGCTGATTATGATCTTCTTTTGAGGTACTACGTAAATGGTGTGAAGTTTCAGAGAGTCGATTTCACAATGGCCAGCTTCAGAGAAGGAGGAGTGAGCTCTTACTTCAGTTGGAACAATCTAATGGAAAACATTCGAGCTAGGAAAAACAATAATTGTAGAGGGGTTTATTTTAAGGAAGTAGTAATATATGTTTATTTTAGGGTTAAGAGATTATTTAAATGA